A region of Streptomyces sp. WMMC500 DNA encodes the following proteins:
- a CDS encoding GntR family transcriptional regulator, with translation MPGQNGFGGTAAADDKPADGGPARRALSESVYERIKAMVMDHEIAPGGRVSIDGLARELAVSPTPVREALARLESDGLVVKRSLSGYRATELLTMDAMEELFEMRALLEPPAAAFAASHADEAQLDRIERIVEEMQARPEPSGPYAAYRDFAALDQRFHEAIAEAADRPLLADAVERLHAHLHIFRLGSIPGAGEPTLAEHERILRAVLRRSPERAAEAMAEHLRRSLARQRGRRDA, from the coding sequence ATGCCGGGGCAGAACGGCTTCGGGGGCACGGCCGCGGCCGACGACAAGCCGGCGGACGGGGGGCCGGCGCGGCGGGCGCTCTCCGAGAGCGTGTACGAGCGCATCAAGGCCATGGTCATGGACCACGAGATCGCTCCGGGCGGCCGCGTGAGCATCGACGGACTGGCCCGGGAGCTGGCCGTGTCGCCGACCCCGGTACGGGAGGCGCTGGCCCGGCTGGAGTCGGACGGGCTCGTCGTCAAGCGGTCGCTGTCCGGGTACCGCGCCACCGAACTCCTCACCATGGACGCGATGGAGGAGCTGTTCGAGATGCGGGCCCTGCTGGAGCCGCCGGCCGCGGCGTTCGCGGCGTCCCACGCCGACGAGGCGCAGCTCGACCGCATCGAGCGGATCGTGGAGGAGATGCAGGCCCGCCCGGAGCCTTCCGGCCCGTACGCCGCCTATCGCGACTTCGCGGCCCTCGACCAGCGCTTCCACGAGGCGATCGCCGAGGCGGCGGACCGCCCGCTGCTCGCCGACGCCGTGGAGCGCCTCCACGCGCACCTGCACATCTTCCGGCTCGGCAGCATCCCGGGGGCGGGCGAGCCCACGCTCGCCGAGCACGAGCGGATCCTGCGGGCCGTGCTGCGCCGCAGTCCCGAGCGCGCCGCCGAGGCGATGGCGGAGCATCTGCGGCGCAGCCTGGCGCGGCAGCGGGGCCGCCGGGACGCGTGA
- a CDS encoding GntR family transcriptional regulator, with amino-acid sequence MLPEERAADDAVVSPPPPAPGMAPTPAPKRSALVDGVYEAVKAMVMDHRIAPGGRVGIQALARELAVSPTPVREALARLESDGLVVKRSLSGYRATELLGHRGVEELFEMRMLLEPYAAARAAEHASETQLDLLEELVEEMRGRPDLGDSYAVYGGFATLDQRFHEVIAEASGRRLLADAVERLHVHLHLFRLSPVAGASPDTLAEHRRVLRAVLRRSPERAAEAMAEHLRRSLARQRARYDARA; translated from the coding sequence ATGCTGCCGGAGGAGCGCGCCGCGGACGACGCCGTCGTCTCGCCTCCGCCGCCGGCCCCGGGCATGGCCCCGACCCCGGCCCCGAAGCGCTCGGCTCTCGTGGACGGCGTCTACGAGGCGGTCAAGGCGATGGTCATGGACCACCGGATCGCGCCCGGCGGGCGGGTCGGCATCCAGGCGCTGGCCCGGGAGCTGGCCGTGTCGCCGACCCCGGTGCGGGAGGCGCTGGCCCGGCTGGAGTCGGACGGGCTCGTCGTCAAGCGGTCGCTGTCCGGCTACCGCGCCACCGAACTCCTCGGCCACCGGGGCGTCGAGGAGCTCTTCGAGATGCGGATGCTGCTGGAGCCGTACGCCGCCGCCCGGGCGGCGGAGCACGCCTCGGAGACGCAGCTCGACCTGCTGGAGGAGCTCGTCGAGGAGATGCGCGGGCGGCCCGACCTGGGTGACAGCTATGCCGTGTACGGCGGCTTCGCGACCCTGGACCAGCGGTTCCACGAGGTCATCGCCGAGGCGTCCGGCCGCCGGCTCCTCGCGGATGCGGTGGAGCGCCTGCACGTCCATCTGCACCTGTTCCGGCTGAGCCCGGTGGCCGGTGCCAGCCCGGACACGCTCGCGGAGCACCGGCGCGTCCTGCGGGCCGTGCTGCGGCGCAGCCCGGAGCGCGCCGCCGAGGCGATGGCGGAGCATCTGCGGCGCAGCCTGGCGCGGCAGCGGGCGCGCTACGACGCCCGGGCGTGA
- a CDS encoding amidohydrolase family protein, with translation MHTTPRRIDAHHHVWDLSVRDQEWITGPELAPLRRDFTAAELAPLARAAGVGTSVVVQTVADPGETPELLALAARDDLVGAVVGWTDLTAPDVAERLAGLRELPGGRYLAGIRHQVQGEADPDWLTRPDVLRGLRAVAAAGLVYDLVVLPHQLPAAARAAAAVPELGFVLDHLGKPPVAARGLRPWADDLRGLASYPNVTGKLSGLVTEADWASWQTDDLRPYADTALAAFGPDRLMFGSDWPVCTLAAGYADVVASAGALTGELSPAEQSAFWSGTAARVYGLPG, from the coding sequence ATGCACACCACGCCGCGGCGCATCGACGCCCACCACCACGTCTGGGACCTGTCCGTCCGCGACCAGGAGTGGATCACCGGTCCGGAACTCGCGCCGCTGCGCCGGGACTTCACCGCCGCGGAGCTGGCGCCGCTCGCGCGGGCGGCGGGCGTCGGCACCTCCGTCGTCGTCCAGACCGTCGCCGATCCCGGCGAGACCCCGGAGCTGCTGGCGCTGGCGGCCCGGGACGACCTCGTCGGGGCCGTCGTCGGCTGGACGGACCTCACCGCGCCCGACGTCGCGGAGCGACTGGCCGGGCTGCGCGAGCTGCCCGGCGGCCGGTACCTCGCCGGGATCCGCCACCAGGTCCAGGGCGAGGCCGACCCGGACTGGCTCACCCGGCCCGACGTGCTGCGCGGCCTGCGCGCCGTGGCCGCCGCCGGCCTGGTATACGACCTGGTCGTCCTGCCGCACCAGTTGCCCGCCGCCGCGCGGGCCGCCGCCGCGGTGCCGGAGCTGGGCTTCGTCCTCGACCACCTGGGCAAGCCGCCGGTCGCCGCCCGCGGGCTGCGGCCCTGGGCGGACGACCTGCGCGGGCTCGCGTCGTACCCGAACGTGACCGGCAAGCTCTCCGGCCTGGTGACCGAGGCCGACTGGGCCTCCTGGCAGACCGACGACCTGCGCCCCTACGCCGACACCGCGCTGGCGGCCTTCGGCCCCGACCGGCTGATGTTCGGCTCCGACTGGCCCGTGTGCACCCTCGCCGCCGGCTACGCCGACGTCGTCGCGTCCGCCGGGGCGCTCACCGGGGAGCTGAGCCCGGCCGAGCAGAGCGCCTTCTGGTCGGGCACGGCCGCGCGCGTCTACGGGCTGCCCGGCTGA
- a CDS encoding LUD domain-containing protein: MSAREEILSRIGAALGDVPADEPPAAGPGSRRYRTERRLPDAVALFAERAAEYRAAVTRTTEAGARTAVAAALTPRSPARLVVPRGFPGAWLPPRPPWRRLDDDPPLGAAELDAADGVLTTCALAVAETGTLVLDTGPGQGRRVLTLLPDFHLCVLRSAQIAADVPEALRRLDPRRPLTFVSGPSATSDIELERVEGVHGPRTLHILVVEPDRPPRS; encoded by the coding sequence ATGAGCGCCCGCGAGGAGATCCTGTCCCGGATCGGGGCCGCGCTCGGCGACGTACCCGCGGACGAGCCGCCGGCGGCCGGCCCGGGCTCCCGCCGGTACCGTACGGAACGGCGACTGCCGGACGCCGTCGCGCTCTTCGCGGAGCGCGCCGCCGAGTACCGCGCCGCGGTCACCCGGACCACCGAGGCCGGGGCGCGTACGGCCGTGGCCGCCGCCCTCACGCCGCGCTCGCCGGCCCGCCTCGTCGTGCCCCGCGGCTTCCCCGGCGCCTGGCTGCCCCCGCGCCCGCCGTGGCGACGGCTCGACGACGACCCGCCGCTCGGCGCCGCCGAACTCGACGCCGCGGACGGCGTCCTGACCACCTGCGCCCTGGCCGTCGCCGAGACCGGCACCCTGGTCCTGGACACCGGGCCGGGCCAGGGCAGGCGCGTCCTGACCCTGCTCCCGGACTTCCACCTGTGCGTGCTGCGCTCCGCGCAGATCGCCGCGGACGTGCCGGAGGCGCTGCGCCGCCTCGATCCGCGCCGCCCCCTGACGTTCGTCTCCGGTCCTTCCGCCACCAGCGACATCGAGCTGGAACGGGTCGAAGGCGTGCACGGGCCGCGCACGCTGCACATCCTCGTCGTCGAACCGGACCGACCGCCAAGGAGCTGA
- a CDS encoding (Fe-S)-binding protein: MRIALFVTCLTDALSPQTGRSVVALLERLGHRVDFPRAQNCCGQMHLNTGYRPEALPLARRFADAFAGYEAVVTPSASCAGMVREHHRALAAEYGDAALAAAAERLAPRVHELSELLVDVLGVTDVGAYFPHRVTYHPTCHSLRMLRVGDRPLRLLRAVRGIDLVELPEAESCCGFGGTFALKNSAVSGAMLADKVRHVRATGGDVLCAADNSCLMHIGGGLSRLDTGIGTRHLAEILAATEGAGR, encoded by the coding sequence GTGCGCATCGCCCTCTTCGTCACCTGCCTCACCGACGCCCTGAGTCCGCAGACCGGCCGGTCCGTGGTCGCGCTGCTCGAACGGCTCGGCCACCGCGTCGACTTCCCGCGGGCGCAGAACTGCTGCGGCCAGATGCACCTCAACACCGGCTACCGGCCCGAGGCGCTGCCCCTGGCCCGCCGCTTCGCCGACGCCTTCGCCGGCTACGAAGCCGTGGTGACCCCCTCCGCGTCCTGCGCCGGCATGGTCCGCGAGCACCACCGCGCGCTCGCCGCCGAGTACGGCGACGCCGCACTCGCCGCCGCCGCCGAGCGGCTGGCCCCGCGCGTCCACGAACTCTCCGAGCTGCTCGTCGACGTCCTCGGCGTCACCGACGTCGGCGCGTACTTCCCCCACCGGGTCACATACCACCCCACCTGCCACTCCCTGCGCATGCTGCGCGTCGGCGACCGGCCGCTGCGACTGCTGCGCGCCGTGCGCGGGATCGACCTCGTCGAGCTGCCCGAGGCGGAGAGCTGCTGCGGCTTCGGCGGTACGTTCGCGCTGAAGAACTCCGCGGTCTCCGGCGCGATGCTGGCCGACAAGGTACGTCACGTCCGTGCCACCGGCGGCGACGTGCTCTGCGCCGCCGACAACTCCTGCCTGATGCACATCGGCGGCGGGCTGTCCCGGCTGGACACGGGGATCGGCACCCGGCACCTCGCCGAGATACTCGCCGCGACCGAAGGAGCCGGGCGATGA
- a CDS encoding aldo/keto reductase, with translation MPVGGGRPVAVTRLGLGAASLAGLYTAVTEDEAAATVEAAWDAGIRYFDTAPHYGLGLSERRLGAALRGRPRDEYTVSTKVGRLLEPLAGPARGTDLAHGFAVPATHRRVWDLSADGVRRSLAASLDRLGLDRVDIALIHDPDDHAEQAFREAYPALERLRDEGVVGAIGAGMNQSAMLTRFVTDTDVDVVLCAGRYTLLEQPALADLLPAAAARGTAVVAGGVFNSGLLADPAAAEATYDYGAAPRHLVDRARASAGVTEAHGVPLRAAALHLPLGHPAVASVLVGARSAAEVRDAADCLRRPVPPRVWDDLRAAGLLPPAVPVPTRE, from the coding sequence GTGCCCGTGGGCGGCGGGCGCCCGGTCGCCGTCACCCGCCTCGGCCTGGGCGCGGCCTCCCTCGCCGGGCTCTACACCGCGGTCACCGAGGACGAGGCCGCCGCCACCGTCGAGGCCGCCTGGGACGCCGGCATCCGTTACTTCGACACCGCCCCGCACTACGGCCTCGGCCTGTCGGAACGGCGCCTGGGCGCCGCCCTGCGCGGCAGGCCCCGGGACGAGTACACGGTGTCCACGAAGGTCGGGCGGCTGCTGGAACCGCTCGCAGGGCCCGCCCGCGGCACCGACCTCGCCCACGGCTTCGCCGTGCCCGCCACCCACCGCCGGGTGTGGGACCTCAGCGCCGACGGCGTCCGCCGCTCCCTGGCGGCCAGCCTGGACCGGCTGGGCCTGGACCGCGTCGACATCGCCCTGATCCACGATCCGGACGACCACGCGGAACAGGCGTTCCGCGAGGCGTACCCCGCGCTGGAACGGCTGCGCGACGAGGGCGTGGTGGGTGCGATCGGGGCGGGGATGAACCAGTCCGCGATGCTCACCCGCTTCGTGACGGACACCGACGTGGACGTGGTGCTGTGCGCCGGCCGCTACACCCTCCTCGAACAGCCCGCGCTGGCCGACCTGCTGCCGGCCGCCGCGGCGCGCGGCACCGCCGTGGTCGCCGGCGGGGTGTTCAACTCCGGTCTGCTGGCCGACCCGGCGGCGGCCGAAGCCACCTACGACTACGGGGCCGCCCCGCGGCACCTCGTCGACCGCGCCCGCGCGAGCGCCGGCGTCACCGAGGCGCACGGCGTACCGCTGCGCGCCGCCGCCCTGCACCTCCCCCTGGGCCACCCCGCCGTCGCCTCCGTGCTCGTCGGCGCCCGGTCGGCGGCCGAGGTCCGGGACGCGGCGGACTGCCTCCGGCGGCCCGTACCCCCGCGGGTGTGGGACGACCTCCGCGCCGCCGGGCTGCTCCCGCCGGCCGTACCCGTACCGACCCGGGAGTAG
- a CDS encoding SDR family oxidoreductase — protein sequence MNELAGRRALVTGGASGIGLATARLLAARGADVAVLDLRTPPLPEPLRAHAADVADDDSVRAAVAAAADGLGGLDILVNNAGIGAAGTVADNDDAEWHRVLDVNVLGMVRTTRAALPHLRRAAAARAGDAAIVNVCSIAATAGLPQRALYSASKGAVLSLTLAMAADHVREGIRVNCVNPGTVDTPWVGRLLDRADDPEAERAALNARQPTGRLVSADEVAAAVAYLASPAAASVTGTALPVDGGMQGLRLRAAARR from the coding sequence ATGAACGAACTGGCCGGACGCAGGGCGCTGGTGACCGGCGGCGCCTCCGGTATCGGGCTGGCCACGGCGCGGCTGCTGGCCGCGCGCGGCGCCGACGTGGCCGTCCTCGACCTCCGTACGCCGCCGCTGCCGGAGCCGCTGCGCGCCCACGCCGCGGACGTCGCGGACGACGACTCCGTACGCGCGGCCGTCGCCGCGGCGGCCGACGGCCTCGGCGGGCTCGACATCCTGGTCAACAACGCCGGCATCGGAGCCGCCGGCACCGTGGCCGACAACGACGACGCCGAGTGGCACCGGGTGCTCGACGTGAACGTCCTCGGCATGGTGCGTACGACCCGCGCCGCCCTGCCGCACCTGCGGCGCGCCGCCGCCGCCCGGGCCGGGGACGCCGCGATCGTGAACGTGTGCTCCATCGCGGCCACCGCGGGGCTGCCGCAGCGCGCCCTGTACAGCGCGAGCAAGGGCGCGGTGCTGTCGCTGACGCTGGCCATGGCCGCCGACCACGTACGGGAAGGCATCCGCGTGAACTGCGTCAACCCCGGCACGGTGGACACCCCGTGGGTCGGCAGGCTGCTCGACCGGGCGGACGACCCCGAGGCCGAGCGGGCGGCGCTGAACGCCCGGCAGCCGACGGGCCGGCTGGTGTCGGCCGACGAGGTGGCCGCCGCCGTGGCGTACCTCGCGAGCCCCGCCGCCGCCTCCGTCACCGGCACCGCGCTGCCGGTCGACGGCGGCATGCAGGGGCTGCGGCTGCGGGCGGCGGCGCGGCGGTGA
- a CDS encoding L-rhamnose mutarotase → MKRVAQVIRVRPEKLAEYRELHQNVPQPVLDTLRRCHIANYSLHLLGDRLFGYFEYHGEDLDADLARMAADAHTRAWWARTDPCQEPVEEAAPGQWWAPMEQVFLME, encoded by the coding sequence ATGAAACGCGTCGCGCAGGTCATCCGCGTCCGTCCGGAGAAGCTCGCCGAGTACCGCGAGCTGCACCAGAACGTCCCTCAGCCGGTGCTCGACACCCTCCGCCGCTGCCACATCGCCAACTACTCCCTCCACCTCCTCGGCGACCGGCTCTTCGGCTACTTCGAGTACCACGGCGAGGACCTCGACGCCGACCTCGCCCGGATGGCCGCCGACGCGCACACCCGCGCGTGGTGGGCGCGCACCGACCCGTGCCAGGAGCCGGTCGAAGAGGCCGCGCCGGGCCAGTGGTGGGCGCCGATGGAGCAGGTCTTCCTCATGGAGTAG
- a CDS encoding sugar ABC transporter ATP-binding protein: MSEPLLVCEDVVKVFPGVRALDRVGLRLEAGTVHALLGENGAGKSTLIKVLTGVHPPDGGRLRWQGRDVHLRSPLEAARLGIGVVHQERNVIPDFSVAENITLQRPPSRRGLVDRAAMTGPARDCLRELGLDLDPHRPVRELSVAQQQLVEIAKALYTDSRVLLLDEPTASLSPGEAERLFEVIRRLTARGTCVVFVSHKLEEVFAVCDTVTVLRDGHAVLESAPLAERTHDEIVGLMVGRAHAATAFAPRTARPAGPPALALTGVATAAGHEDVSFTVGRGEIVGLYGLVGAGRSELVKAVLGLDRILAGEVRVHGEQARIASPRQALHRYGIGYLTENRKEEGVFLDQPLTRNIAVTVWRKLAGRLDRVPARREQAVAQDLVDRLGIRVAGLGQNAGELSGGNQQKVSLAKWLAADTRLLVVDEPTVGVDVRTKHAFHELLWELARDGMAILLISSDLGEMVTLADRVVVMAGHRVRGELANDHDYDRMSGRIIRLIHDRPAPATAGQTRQEGHPPA, encoded by the coding sequence ATGAGCGAGCCGCTTCTCGTCTGCGAGGACGTCGTCAAGGTCTTCCCGGGCGTACGCGCCCTCGACCGCGTCGGGCTGCGCCTCGAAGCCGGTACGGTCCACGCCCTGCTCGGCGAGAACGGGGCCGGCAAGTCGACGCTCATCAAGGTGCTGACCGGCGTCCACCCGCCCGACGGCGGCCGGCTGCGCTGGCAGGGCCGCGACGTGCACCTGCGCTCGCCGCTGGAGGCCGCCCGCCTCGGCATCGGCGTCGTGCACCAGGAACGCAACGTCATCCCGGACTTCTCCGTCGCCGAGAACATCACCCTGCAGCGCCCGCCGTCCCGCCGCGGTCTCGTCGACCGGGCGGCGATGACCGGGCCGGCCCGCGACTGCCTCCGCGAACTCGGCCTGGACCTCGACCCGCACCGGCCCGTACGCGAGCTGTCCGTGGCGCAGCAGCAGTTGGTGGAGATCGCCAAGGCCCTCTACACCGACAGCCGCGTCCTGCTCCTCGACGAGCCGACCGCGTCCCTGTCGCCGGGCGAGGCGGAGCGGCTGTTCGAGGTGATCCGCAGGCTCACCGCCCGGGGCACCTGCGTGGTCTTCGTCAGCCACAAGCTGGAGGAGGTCTTCGCCGTCTGCGACACCGTCACCGTGCTGCGCGACGGGCACGCCGTGCTGGAGTCCGCGCCGCTGGCGGAGCGTACCCACGACGAGATCGTCGGCCTCATGGTCGGCCGGGCCCACGCGGCGACCGCCTTCGCCCCGCGCACCGCCCGCCCGGCCGGCCCCCCGGCCCTCGCCCTGACCGGCGTGGCCACGGCCGCCGGCCACGAGGACGTCTCCTTCACCGTCGGCCGCGGGGAGATCGTCGGCCTCTACGGGCTGGTGGGCGCCGGCCGCAGCGAGCTGGTCAAGGCGGTCCTCGGACTCGACCGCATCCTCGCCGGCGAGGTGCGGGTGCACGGCGAGCAGGCGCGGATCGCCTCGCCCCGCCAGGCGCTGCACCGGTACGGGATCGGCTACCTCACGGAGAACCGGAAGGAGGAGGGGGTCTTCCTCGACCAGCCCCTCACCCGGAACATCGCGGTGACGGTGTGGCGGAAGCTGGCCGGGCGCCTCGACCGGGTCCCCGCGCGGCGCGAACAGGCCGTCGCCCAGGACCTCGTCGACCGCCTCGGCATCCGCGTCGCCGGACTCGGCCAGAACGCCGGCGAGCTGTCCGGCGGCAACCAGCAGAAGGTCAGCCTCGCGAAGTGGCTGGCCGCCGACACCCGGCTCCTCGTCGTCGACGAGCCCACCGTGGGCGTCGACGTCCGCACCAAGCACGCCTTCCACGAACTGCTGTGGGAACTGGCCCGGGACGGCATGGCCATCCTGCTGATCAGCAGCGACCTCGGCGAGATGGTGACGCTCGCCGACCGCGTCGTCGTCATGGCCGGCCACCGCGTCCGTGGCGAGCTGGCCAACGACCACGACTACGACCGGATGAGCGGCCGCATCATCCGGCTGATCCACGACCGGCCCGCGCCGGCGACGGCCGGGCAGACCCGGCAGGAGGGACACCCCCCGGCATGA
- a CDS encoding ABC transporter permease produces MTTFRAGSAAALPALRRFSRSTAMTLLCVVVAGYLALGVASSGSFFEGPSVRTFLQYLATPVLIGLAQMVALCVGQLNLAVGALGGFTACLMGVLMADAGVPAALAVPAGLLTATLIGLLTGLFIVGTRINGFIVTLGTMTILLGAQYRLTGTRTVDGYSTTLRDLGRSAPLNLPLVFLTALAVAALLAAFLHRATAGRRLLAAGGNPLAARLSGISTDRQIVVAHTLSGLLVGVAALTATASLPGVNRSVGGDWLLPSFAAPIIGGVALTGGSVAVLGTVLAAFVMRLIDAARAEFSLDPSWVNFLIGLVVLGTVVGGRLHQAHLEKTGGARGRPPGAGDGGPPPADDRVPAGGGAR; encoded by the coding sequence ATGACCACGTTCCGCGCCGGGAGCGCGGCCGCGCTCCCGGCGCTCCGCCGCTTCTCCCGCTCCACCGCCATGACCCTGCTGTGCGTCGTCGTCGCCGGCTACCTCGCCCTGGGCGTCGCCTCGTCCGGTTCCTTCTTCGAGGGCCCCTCCGTCCGCACCTTCCTGCAGTACCTCGCCACGCCCGTCCTCATCGGCCTGGCCCAGATGGTCGCCCTGTGCGTCGGCCAGCTCAACCTCGCCGTCGGCGCCCTCGGCGGCTTCACCGCCTGCCTCATGGGCGTGCTGATGGCCGACGCCGGCGTGCCCGCCGCGCTGGCGGTGCCCGCCGGGCTGCTGACGGCCACCCTGATCGGCCTGCTCACCGGGCTGTTCATCGTGGGCACCCGGATCAACGGCTTCATCGTCACGCTCGGCACCATGACCATCCTGCTGGGCGCGCAGTACCGGCTGACCGGGACCCGTACCGTCGACGGCTACTCAACGACGCTGCGCGACCTCGGCCGCAGCGCGCCGCTCAACCTCCCGCTGGTCTTCCTCACCGCGCTGGCCGTGGCCGCGCTGCTCGCCGCCTTCCTGCACCGCGCGACCGCCGGCCGCCGCCTCCTCGCCGCCGGCGGCAACCCGCTGGCCGCCCGGCTGTCGGGCATCTCCACCGACCGCCAGATCGTCGTCGCCCACACCCTGTCCGGGCTGCTCGTCGGCGTGGCCGCGCTGACCGCCACCGCGTCGCTGCCCGGCGTCAACCGCAGCGTCGGCGGCGACTGGCTGCTGCCCAGCTTCGCCGCCCCGATCATCGGCGGGGTCGCCCTGACCGGCGGCTCCGTGGCGGTGCTCGGCACCGTGCTGGCGGCCTTCGTGATGCGGCTCATCGACGCCGCGCGGGCGGAGTTCTCGCTCGACCCCAGTTGGGTCAACTTCCTCATCGGGCTGGTGGTGCTGGGCACCGTCGTCGGCGGCCGGCTGCACCAGGCGCACCTGGAGAAGACCGGCGGAGCCCGTGGCCGACCGCCCGGGGCCGGGGACGGCGGCCCGCCGCCCGCGGACGACCGCGTGCCCGCCGGCGGAGGTGCCCGATGA
- a CDS encoding ABC transporter permease produces the protein MKPATAPPEPATEEPRAAARASRPLPFWVDQRLGLLVLIIALAAVFGSLRPAFFDARLVMFPLLRDVSTLTVVALAQLVALSVGHMNLAVGRMAAFGALFAGFGYDRLGLPLPLGLLLCLAAGAAIGALTGWIIARTGVSSFVVTLAMDFALLGLVSLAYSALTENAAFTTTPAGVGELRSYSLADICVGPVCGSPAIPQLAQFTVLALVVLGFLYSATRTGRELLLTGANPAAAELSGIPTRRRIVTAHALSGLLAALAGFMAAVGTGTFRASIGDDFMLPSFLGAVLGGTLLTGGVVSVVGALLGTTLVGVIRKGLDLLGVGLESLNIYLGCVLLLALSADRVRNVLSYRKVVRST, from the coding sequence ATGAAGCCCGCCACCGCACCGCCGGAACCGGCCACGGAGGAACCGCGGGCGGCGGCGCGCGCCTCGCGCCCCCTGCCCTTCTGGGTCGACCAGCGGCTCGGCCTGCTGGTCCTGATCATCGCCCTGGCCGCGGTGTTCGGCTCGCTCCGCCCGGCGTTCTTCGACGCCAGGCTCGTGATGTTCCCGCTGCTGCGCGACGTCTCCACCCTCACGGTCGTCGCGCTGGCGCAGCTCGTCGCGCTGTCCGTGGGCCACATGAACCTCGCCGTCGGGCGCATGGCCGCGTTCGGCGCGCTGTTCGCGGGCTTCGGCTACGACCGGCTCGGCCTGCCGCTGCCGCTGGGCCTGCTGCTCTGCCTGGCCGCCGGCGCCGCGATCGGCGCCCTCACCGGCTGGATCATCGCCCGTACCGGGGTCAGCTCGTTCGTCGTCACCCTCGCCATGGACTTCGCCCTGCTGGGACTGGTCTCCCTGGCCTACTCCGCCCTCACCGAGAACGCCGCCTTCACCACCACCCCCGCGGGCGTCGGCGAACTGCGCTCCTACTCGCTCGCCGACATCTGCGTGGGCCCCGTCTGCGGCTCGCCGGCCATTCCCCAGCTCGCCCAGTTCACGGTCCTCGCGCTCGTCGTGCTCGGCTTCCTGTACTCCGCCACCCGCACCGGCCGCGAACTCCTCCTCACCGGCGCCAACCCGGCCGCGGCGGAGCTGTCCGGCATCCCCACCCGGCGGCGGATCGTCACGGCACACGCCCTGTCCGGTCTGCTGGCCGCCCTCGCCGGGTTCATGGCCGCGGTCGGCACCGGCACCTTCCGCGCCTCCATCGGCGACGACTTCATGCTGCCGTCCTTCCTCGGCGCGGTCCTCGGCGGCACCCTGCTGACCGGCGGCGTCGTCTCCGTCGTCGGTGCCCTGCTCGGCACGACCCTCGTGGGCGTGATCCGCAAGGGACTCGACCTGCTCGGCGTGGGACTGGAGAGCCTCAACATCTACCTCGGCTGCGTCCTGCTGCTCGCCCTCTCGGCGGACCGGGTACGCAACGTCCTGTCCTACCGCAAGGTGGTGCGCTCCACATGA
- a CDS encoding mandelate racemase/muconate lactonizing enzyme family protein produces the protein MSIITTATARLADIAVEKDRTDAVQAFVKQETILVDITTADGLAGTGYAYTIGTGGTSVLALLRDHLLPALPGQDARNVEAVWQRLFALTRATTTGALTSLALAAVDTALWDLRCRRAGEPLWRLAGGHRREVPVYDTEGGWLHLSTDDLVASALSARRAGWSGVKIKVGKPNPAEDAERLRAVREAVGPAMHVMVDANQSQSASAAARLAAALEPHSPYWLEEPLPADDVRGHARLARATGIPLAVGESLYSPMQFRAYLEAGAASVVQVDVARVGGITPWLKVAHLAEAHNVVVCPHFLMELHVSLVAAVSNGLYVEYIPQLRAVTRTELTLREGRAVAPDEPGIGIDWDPDALDDRRVA, from the coding sequence ATGAGCATCATCACGACCGCCACGGCCAGGCTGGCCGACATCGCCGTGGAGAAGGACCGCACCGACGCGGTGCAGGCATTCGTCAAGCAGGAGACCATCCTGGTCGACATCACCACGGCCGACGGGCTCGCCGGCACCGGCTACGCCTACACCATCGGCACCGGCGGCACCTCGGTGCTCGCCCTGCTGCGCGACCACCTCCTGCCCGCCCTGCCCGGCCAGGACGCCCGCAACGTCGAGGCCGTGTGGCAGCGGCTGTTCGCGCTGACCCGGGCGACCACCACCGGGGCCCTCACCTCGCTGGCCCTCGCCGCGGTCGACACCGCCCTGTGGGACCTGCGCTGCCGGCGCGCGGGCGAACCGCTGTGGCGGCTGGCCGGCGGACACCGGAGGGAGGTGCCCGTCTACGACACCGAGGGCGGCTGGCTCCACCTGAGCACCGACGACCTCGTCGCGTCCGCGCTGAGCGCCCGGCGGGCCGGCTGGTCCGGGGTGAAGATCAAGGTCGGCAAGCCGAACCCCGCCGAGGACGCCGAGCGGCTCCGTGCGGTACGGGAGGCCGTCGGCCCCGCGATGCACGTCATGGTCGACGCCAACCAGTCGCAGTCGGCGTCCGCCGCCGCCCGGCTCGCGGCCGCACTCGAACCCCACTCCCCGTACTGGCTCGAAGAGCCGCTGCCGGCCGACGACGTGCGCGGCCACGCCCGGCTCGCCCGGGCGACCGGGATCCCCCTGGCCGTGGGGGAGTCGCTCTACTCGCCGATGCAGTTCCGCGCGTACCTGGAGGCCGGGGCCGCCTCCGTCGTCCAGGTCGACGTCGCCCGGGTCGGCGGCATCACCCCCTGGCTGAAGGTCGCGCACCTCGCGGAGGCGCACAACGTCGTGGTCTGCCCCCACTTCCTGATGGAACTGCACGTCAGCCTGGTCGCGGCGGTCAGCAACGGCCTGTACGTCGAGTACATACCGCAGTTGCGCGCCGTGACCCGTACCGAGCTGACGCTCCGCGAGGGCCGGGCCGTCGCCCCGGACGAGCCGGGGATCGGCATCGACTGGGACCCCGACGCCCTGGACGACCGGAGAGTGGCATGA